In Picosynechococcus sp. PCC 7002, the following are encoded in one genomic region:
- a CDS encoding cytochrome c biogenesis protein — MTVSDSSPNSPWHSFPRKVWRTGLKWIADLRVAIALLLLISVFSILGTVIEQGSTIQFYQENYPEDPALLGFLSWKVLLGLGLDHVYTTWWYLVLLLAFGVSLIACTFRRQLPALKTARNWNYYSQARQFNKLALSTELDHGSLQSLKPQLEKKRYKIFQDGEKLYARKGIVGRIGPIIVHIGMIVTLVGSIWGAFGGFMAQEMIPSGVNFKVNNVFKAGIFSESDRPWSVNVNRFWIDYTPTGDIDQFYSDLSVVDGEGQELERKTISVNHPLRYDGITFYQTSWSIGGVQVQLNNSPIFQLPAAQIPTENGAKLWGSWVPIKPDMSAGVSILMQDLQGSAIVYNEQGELVGAVRVGDRLDVGDISLKLVDLVGSTGLQIKADPGVPVVYTGFLLVMLGVVMSYVSYSQVWALAAGDRFYLGGKTNRAQVAFERELLEIINTLETSHSQATPENTLTSIEQ; from the coding sequence ATGACAGTTTCTGATTCTTCTCCTAATTCTCCGTGGCACAGTTTTCCCCGCAAGGTCTGGCGCACGGGTTTAAAGTGGATTGCGGATCTCCGGGTGGCGATCGCCCTGCTGTTGCTCATTTCGGTATTTAGCATTTTAGGAACCGTCATCGAACAGGGCAGTACCATCCAGTTTTACCAAGAGAACTACCCTGAAGATCCGGCGTTGTTGGGTTTTTTGTCTTGGAAAGTTCTATTAGGGTTGGGACTGGATCATGTTTATACAACTTGGTGGTACTTGGTTTTGCTCCTCGCCTTTGGGGTGAGTTTGATCGCCTGTACCTTTCGGCGGCAACTGCCTGCCCTGAAAACAGCCCGAAATTGGAATTACTACAGCCAAGCCCGGCAATTTAATAAATTAGCCCTGAGTACGGAATTGGATCATGGTTCGCTCCAGAGCCTAAAACCCCAACTCGAAAAAAAGCGCTACAAAATTTTCCAGGACGGCGAAAAGCTCTATGCCCGGAAAGGGATTGTGGGGCGCATTGGGCCGATTATTGTCCACATCGGCATGATCGTCACCTTGGTGGGTTCTATTTGGGGAGCCTTTGGGGGGTTCATGGCCCAGGAGATGATTCCCAGCGGCGTGAATTTTAAGGTCAATAATGTGTTTAAGGCGGGGATTTTTTCCGAGAGCGATCGCCCTTGGTCGGTGAACGTAAATCGCTTTTGGATTGACTACACCCCCACGGGTGACATTGATCAATTTTATTCGGATCTCTCGGTGGTCGATGGCGAGGGCCAGGAGCTTGAGCGCAAAACAATTTCTGTAAACCACCCCCTCCGCTACGATGGCATTACTTTTTATCAAACCAGTTGGTCTATTGGTGGTGTCCAAGTTCAACTGAATAATAGTCCGATTTTTCAATTACCCGCCGCCCAAATCCCCACGGAGAATGGAGCGAAACTCTGGGGCAGTTGGGTACCCATTAAGCCAGATATGAGTGCTGGAGTGTCGATCTTGATGCAGGATCTCCAGGGCAGTGCCATTGTCTATAACGAGCAGGGAGAATTGGTCGGAGCGGTACGGGTTGGCGATCGCCTAGATGTGGGGGACATTAGCTTGAAATTGGTTGATCTTGTTGGTAGCACTGGTCTCCAGATTAAAGCTGATCCCGGTGTCCCCGTGGTATACACAGGCTTTTTGTTGGTGATGCTTGGTGTGGTGATGAGCTACGTTTCCTATTCCCAAGTGTGGGCCCTGGCCGCTGGCGATCGCTTTTATCTGGGAGGGAAAACCAATCGCGCCCAGGTGGCCTTTGAGCGGGAACTCCTGGAGATTATCAATACCCTCGAAACATCCCATTCCCAAGCAACCCCAGAAAATACCTTGACATCAATTGAGCAATAA
- a CDS encoding asparaginase, translating into MSRGKRVQAPPLEINLLREGLKESTHIAEAVVCDTKGRVLSMAGDAESSAFIRSALKPFQALAVIGTGALDHYKLSDKDLAVICSSHQGTKEHARQVFRILWQADLESDVLQCPIPHGKDSALEHNCSGKHAGMLLTCKHCNWGLGSYMEKSHPVQALILNKIAELLQMPAQEFIGARDDCGVPTYLMQLSQMATLYAHLASGDRLDVERVVRAMTYHPTMVSGRGGFDTELMRLSEGEIVSKSGAEGIQCIGRVGEGLGLAIKVKDGAKRAKYAVALYLLTRLGWITPAVSDTLAEQFLSLSPYKRLDVVGELSLV; encoded by the coding sequence CCTCCTCCGGGAAGGTCTCAAAGAATCCACTCACATCGCCGAAGCCGTGGTGTGTGACACCAAAGGCCGTGTCCTGTCCATGGCTGGGGATGCCGAAAGCTCTGCCTTTATCCGGTCAGCCCTTAAACCCTTCCAAGCCCTTGCTGTGATTGGTACCGGGGCCCTAGATCATTACAAACTTTCCGATAAAGATTTAGCCGTCATTTGCAGTTCCCACCAAGGCACCAAGGAACACGCCCGTCAGGTGTTTCGCATCCTCTGGCAGGCGGATCTAGAATCTGACGTTTTGCAATGTCCGATTCCCCACGGCAAAGACAGCGCCCTCGAACACAATTGTTCCGGAAAACACGCAGGGATGCTGTTGACCTGTAAGCATTGCAACTGGGGCCTCGGTAGCTATATGGAAAAGTCCCACCCCGTCCAGGCTCTGATCCTCAATAAAATTGCCGAATTACTCCAGATGCCCGCCCAGGAATTTATCGGGGCGCGGGATGATTGCGGTGTCCCCACCTATTTGATGCAGCTTAGCCAAATGGCCACTCTCTATGCCCACCTCGCGTCTGGCGATCGCCTGGATGTGGAGCGGGTGGTGCGGGCAATGACCTATCACCCCACCATGGTATCTGGGCGAGGCGGCTTCGACACAGAATTAATGCGCCTCTCCGAAGGAGAAATTGTTAGTAAATCGGGTGCAGAGGGGATTCAGTGCATCGGTCGCGTCGGTGAAGGCTTAGGCTTGGCGATTAAGGTCAAAGACGGTGCGAAACGAGCTAAATATGCCGTCGCCCTCTATCTTTTGACCCGTTTGGGTTGGATCACTCCCGCAGTCTCTGATACTTTGGCGGAACAATTTTTATCCCTCAGTCCCTATAAGCGTTTAGATGTGGTGGGTGAATTATCCCTGGTTTAG
- a CDS encoding cytochrome c biogenesis protein CcdA, whose protein sequence is MWENFSLQLYHLQQFSDSLVNEQLSHWSLLSIFLVFGAGLLTSLTPCTLSMLPITIGYIGGTQDNDRLQAFFQSLWFCLGLATTLAGLGIVAAGFGQIYGQVGIGLPIIVSAIAILMGLNLLEIVPLRFPSLGATDWIKPDFPKAVRAYLVGLTFGLVASPCSTPVLATLLAWVSTTQNLALGAALLLAYTLGYVVPVLIAGIFTASLKRLLSLRQWSGWINPVSGALLLGFGLFSLLIRLPIGLA, encoded by the coding sequence ATGTGGGAAAATTTCAGTCTGCAACTGTATCACCTCCAGCAATTTAGTGACAGCCTGGTCAATGAGCAGCTGAGCCATTGGAGTTTGTTGAGTATCTTTTTGGTGTTTGGGGCGGGCCTCCTCACTAGCTTGACCCCCTGCACCCTCTCCATGTTGCCCATCACCATTGGTTACATCGGCGGCACCCAGGATAATGATCGCCTCCAAGCCTTTTTCCAATCCCTGTGGTTTTGTTTGGGGCTCGCGACGACCCTGGCGGGCCTGGGAATCGTGGCGGCGGGCTTTGGCCAGATCTACGGCCAGGTTGGTATTGGCTTACCAATCATCGTCAGTGCGATCGCCATTTTAATGGGTTTAAATTTGCTCGAAATTGTCCCCCTGCGTTTTCCTTCCCTGGGGGCGACCGACTGGATCAAGCCGGATTTCCCAAAAGCTGTGCGGGCTTATCTCGTGGGTTTAACCTTTGGTTTGGTGGCTTCCCCCTGTAGTACCCCGGTGCTGGCGACCCTTTTAGCCTGGGTTAGTACCACCCAAAACCTCGCGTTGGGGGCGGCGCTCCTCCTTGCTTATACCCTTGGTTATGTGGTGCCTGTTTTGATTGCCGGAATTTTTACCGCTTCCCTCAAACGCTTGCTGTCCCTGCGGCAGTGGTCGGGCTGGATTAACCCCGTGAGTGGTGCTTTGCTCCTGGGATTTGGGCTATTTTCGCTTCTCATTCGCCTGCCCATTGGCCTCGCTTAG